A single window of Chitinophaga sp. XS-30 DNA harbors:
- a CDS encoding murein L,D-transpeptidase family protein, which produces MLPLFAFEHNAVDLYSVRLNPSAIDAEKVFLLVDKSDYRMYLYEDATLLKIYKVVFGNRDVSDKFMQGDRRTPNGTFRIRAKRVDNRWSRFLLLDYPNAESYQRFQQRQARGLIGKGADIGGGIGIHGVEPAAGIRDNYVDQRINWTLGCVSMKNSDVNELYNVVIVGTPVVIRP; this is translated from the coding sequence TTGTTACCTTTATTCGCGTTTGAGCACAACGCGGTGGACCTGTACAGTGTACGTCTTAACCCTTCCGCCATCGACGCGGAAAAGGTCTTTCTCCTGGTAGATAAAAGCGATTACCGTATGTATCTGTACGAAGATGCCACCCTGTTAAAGATATACAAGGTGGTGTTCGGCAACCGTGATGTTTCCGACAAATTCATGCAGGGCGACCGCCGTACGCCCAACGGTACTTTCCGCATCCGCGCCAAGCGGGTAGATAATCGCTGGAGCCGTTTCCTGCTGCTCGATTATCCGAATGCCGAATCGTATCAGCGTTTTCAGCAACGCCAGGCAAGGGGCCTGATCGGCAAGGGGGCGGATATCGGTGGTGGCATCGGCATACACGGTGTGGAGCCCGCAGCCGGTATCCGGGATAATTATGTGGATCAGCGGATCAACTGGACGCTGGGCTGTGTGAGCATGAAGAACAGCGATGTCAACGAGCTGTACAATGTTGTGATCGTTGGCACACCGGTGGTGATCCGCCCGTAA